The sequence TATTAACTATAGCAGATGTCACAGTTTGTTTCCCTTTTATAGAAATCGCTGGCTGCAAAATCCATCAAGTCTGTGCTGGGATAGGAAAAACACTCCGATGCCCGGATGCTGTCCAAGTGCTCTGCCTCACAGGATGCACAGTAACAGACCGGGGCGGGGGCGGAGGAGAGGCGGTTGTACTGGCTGTACGAGGGCAGGTGATGGGAGGAGTAGTCTTCTGAGGGATATCCACAGTTTCTGCTGTCCAGAGAAGGTGGAGGACTGTAATTCTCTGGAGTGTAGGAAGGCAGCTGGGCCGGTGAGTAACTGTAGTCTAAGGAgccagagagagtggaggaatcTGAAGGCGATCCTGAGGTCTAGAGAAACAAATACCAGGGGACAAAGGACCTGATAACTTAAACAGGATCAAAAGAACTGAATAGTGTGTGGATTTATTAACTCAGAGAAAGACAattagacaaaaaacaaaacaaaacaaaaaacagcccgAGTCTGCAGAAGTAATTTTAGTTGCTGACTACATGATTTCATGTTCTATATTTACCTATTTCTTTTCCAACACTTAATTGCCTCGATTCACTGGCTTTCTTTGTTATAACCGTACTTTGGAGGATGCTTTGTTCTTAAACTACAAATTCCCACTGTGCTTCGAGTCACCTGCACATCAAATCCTTCTGTGGGGCACACTATAGGCTGCAGGTGGCACAGGGCATGTTTCTCTACACCCTGACTGTGGAGACCAAGGTGATCATGGGAAGGTAGCAGTGAGATCCTTAACGACCCCATGTCTGGGATACCCCAGCATGCGAAACTGTTTGAACCACCACTAAAGACTTCTGAGGAGAAAGGGATCTTCTGCTTTCTCTTAACCAAAAGAACtccctgctgtcgagttgattctgactcatagtgaccctagaggacagggtagaactgctccccagggtttccaaggagcagctggcagatttgaactgccagccttttggttagcagccaagctcttcaccagtgcaccaccagggctttgctTTGTCTTAAGCAGGTCTACAGTCGTTACGGATAAAGCCTAAGTTGGAGGGTGACTGGAGCCCTCTGTTCCCCAGGTGATGGTATGCATATTCCATGGAGCTAACTTCCAACCCCTCTAAATTCTGATCTGATACCTACATGAATTTCTGACAAATCAAAACCGAAAAGTACTTCCATTTCTAAAAAACAACTTACTTTTTAAGGTTGAAGAGTTATATGGTGAGTCTCTAAAATTATCTAAAACAACTAGAATCTACTAATGGAAACCTTACTCGATTTTAAAGGATAACACATTTTCAAACATTTTAGGTGCAGGAAGCACAGGGATTAATCCAAATTCTTTCAAGTATTAGAGCTTCATTCTTACTAGCCAGCTCCAGCCCACATGAGTTCTTGTGCCTATGGCAGACCAAAAGAGCCAGTCAGTAGCACTAATTCAgtggcaaaaccaaaccaaactccccTAACAGAATGACAGTTTGGTACTGTTAGACACAGCCTTAATTCCCTTTTTAAGAATTCAAAAATCCATTCAGCAACCTATGTCGGGTGTCCTAAGGGCCACTGTGCAAATCAGTGATTTCCAATTAATAGGACTCAGCTTCGCagtttaaaaaacattaaatgaaTATTGCTAGGAAATCTCTTTTTGTCGCCACACACCAACTTCCTTGGGAAATTCGaattacatacatatgtatttaaaGATTCAAGGTCTGTCATGTGTGgccatttctaatttttaaaaggttCCCTGCTTGTTCTCTCTGTTGATTTCCTGTTGACAGTATTTGTATGATTTCTCCAGAGATGTCACTAACTCTCTCACAAAGCATTACCAGCCCACAGTAAGCAACGACCAAGTTTTGTTAAGGAGCTGAGATAAATTACCAGGCTCTGGTTAAAGCAGAAAGGGGCAGCCTGGAAGCTGTCTGGGAAATAGTGTGATGTGCTTTGCATGGAACTGAGTGAAGGGTCCGGGTGTGTGTCTGTCTGAAGGTAGGAATCGAAGATCTGGTCGAGACAGCTTGGGTTTTCTTCACAACCAACACAACTGGAAAATTCTCGGGGTTGAAAATAATTGGGTGTGGAAGAAATTGGTTCCGGCTCAAAATACAGTCCTAGAGGAGAAATGAAAAAGAGAGACTTTTGTTTAAAAATTGCACTTACAGATTCTACTGGAGTTTTAGTCTATATTCTGAATATTTGCTGCATCCAGGGAAAAGAGGGCTTAAGAGTTTCAGAAAAGTTAGTCGGCAGGCAATTTGGAGTTTTTAGTTGTTTTAGTTAATTCGAGTCCTAGTGAAATAAATCTGTTTAGTCATGTGGAAACTAGCTTTAAACAtggctggggcaggggtgggaatAAAAGAATGATGATCCAAGCTGTGTCTAATTGTCAAAGAACGGCTCAAGGCTTAACTTTCTTGGACTATAAAGTGTCAATATCTAGCCCCCATGTGCGGGTTAGGTAAACCTCTCTGAGGTAACTTACAGAGATGTTTGAGGCTTTAAGAAAGCTCTGACACTGGGAAATAATTCTCTTGATTTAGGGTTATTGTTCCTAAACTTTTCACACTTACTCAGTAACTTCAATTTTGAGGACAGGGTTTTAAGAAGTCATATAAAAGGcaatatgaaatttaaaaatagaaatcaggAACACAGTACAAATTAGTACTACTTGCTTTATGTTACAGAAAGCAACAATGTTATCTTCCTGAACACGTTCACATAACACAATTAAAATAACTTGTTAAACACCAAACAAGAATaattttgaaaacattacacCTTGCCCATTTTATTATTACCAGGTCCAATTTGTGCTTATTGTCCTTAAAATTCAAaaaagattaggtttagagtgcGTCCAGCAAACGGACTACAGAGCACTGGAGTTTTCTGAGTCTTAAGGTTCCGCTAAGGTAAGTTGAAACGACAAACTCCAGGTCGCTACCATAAGCACAGGTTTCCTTCTATATGACCTCCTCTAACTCTCAGCTGTTCAGTGGCAGGGGTAGGAGTGTTTATGTAATAGTTATTAGTATTGGCCTGAGAAAAGGTACACTTGTTTGAACTGCTTTctgggaagagagaaaagaaggggaaGGAAGCCCCTGTCGGCTGGAAACCAAAGGAACAACAGCAAAAACCTTATTCTGGTGCCTCAGGATGTTCTGTGTTCCATCTATTATTAACACACTGAAAAAGATACCAACTTTCTGAAAACAATTCTAATCTTTTAGTCTAGTTACTTGGCGACGAGCTGGAAGTGAATGGAGAACAAACCCTTTGGAAAGAACAGACAGTTCGGAAAGGAGGACACAAACGTGCACTTGTTTCCTTGCTGGGCTTGCATCTGGAGTCACCATGCCTTTTTCACCTTCTGATTGGTTGGATTCCAATTAAATGGTGGTGCCTGTCTTAACCCCTGAATCAAGCACTGAGAAGACTTGCGAGATGGACTTTTGAAATAGCTTTTGAGGGAATTGTAATGCTGGCTGAACTGACCTGCAGAAGATGGTGCGACTGGGTCTTCAAGGTGGACACTGCTGCTTCCAGACAGCTGCCAAAGCGAGAAGAGAATCATCATGCAAAGTGAAATGAAAATTCTATCAAAGGAAAGCTAAGATATTTTGACGTGAACTATGCTTCCTTCTCCTCTAAGGTAAAGCCACATTCTTTCTTCTAAAAGAGTTGCTGTTCATTACGTACCACcaatgatatattttatttaacttaatTTTAATGTTGGCTTAGGGATTTCTGTCCCCCTAATTCAGACTCtctaaattaaatattaaaaaaaaaaattaattccagtAGAAATGAATTAAACAATTTTTAGTATGACCGAACTGTAACAGTTTGACCAAGCTCAGTAAAGAACCTCCctattaaattatttaatttaaaattagtaAAGACTTACAATTATTTAATCCCAACTGACTGTGACTTGGCCATTTTCCTCAAAAATCTTCATATCCCACCTAGCTGCTTAACAGTAGGAATTCCTATTCCCAAAGGAAACAATTCCTAACTTTGTTAATTCTGAATAGCTAAATAGAGTCACACAtgttcttatctataaaatatcaaaatagaaaatattttcttaaagttGTAATCAGTGAGCAGGAACCTATCTATATTCTACTGAGTGGCTGGGGAATATTTCAACTCCttgtatatttttttatgattttctaCAAAAGTTGCTTTTTTCATTACCGGCTCTAAATAATTGGAAGTTTATATAAGTGCTCCTTTTGACGAGGGAAAGTAATGCGGCCTGCATTTTACAGTAGAATTGATCATTGTATTAACAAagtaatttagattttttttttttttggtaggtttCAGGTGGTGGTTTTAAAGTTTAAAGGGACGCGCATTGCTCTGCGATTCTATGCCGGAAAGCCTCGCTCGCCACCACACCGCTCTCGGGTTTCAGGGTATACTCACTCCCTTAGACCAAGGCACTGGGAGAACTCCAGCATCGGCCACTGCTGAAACAGGAGGTGGTGTTAATTTTGAAAATGATCCATGCTGTAATGTCGTGAACCAGGAAGCTAGAATCAGTTAGCAGCTCTTTATGCAAATACTTGGCTGCAGCTTGAGCTAAAGGACTTGGAAGGAGAGGGTTTTAAAAAATCTGCTTCATGGCGGAGGTTCATTAACTCCGTTCCTCCCCCGGATTGGCCTGTTTGTCTGCCTCCCCATTTTATCTCCCTGAGGTGTGTTTACAGTATCCTGCTTGATAATATCTTTCTAGTCATGGGTTCACTTTCCACTTTGCTCCAAGAATACAAAGAAAGGCACCTCTTTAAGATTTCAAACAGCACCAAAATCCACAATCTACAGTTTATAAAAATGCATCAaggctgtttaaaaaaattaagggttaaaaaaaaaaaagcagaacataTAAGGGTAAACTATATCTTTTGATAAGTACTAACTCGTTTCCCTCTACCCTAAAGGCAAAAGAACTCTGTGTGTGTTTTCTCGTATGTGTGTCTGCAAATCGATCTGGCTGCAGTAAGTTTTTGTAATCAAATTTACAAGTTTGGCATGCCCATGTTTCTCCTGGCACTGCTGAGTGCCTGCTGTCTCAATCTATAACCCCCATTCACAATTGTCTCCTTGAAATTTCAGAGTGTGGATACTACTCTGACTTTCTAACAAATTAAGATAAAGTTCTTCTGGCTTAGTAATATTTGATAAAATTAACTCCCTTCTTGGCTTAAAGTTTCCCAAAGGCGTCCTTCCACAATTGGAACAAATTGGAGATCATCTCTGATAAATCAGAAGGGTCTGCACCAGGGAACAGGCATGAATTATACCCTAGCAcctggctcagctgctaaccaaaaagttggcagttcaaatccacccttgTTAACCccaaaagcagttctactctgaccctatagggtcactatgagtagggatcgacttgatggcaatgggtctggttttggtttttggttatctgCCAtcctaggagtccctgagtgatgaaAGCAGTTAAACGcgtgactgctagccaaaaggttggcggtttgaacccacctagaggtgccctgaagacaggcctgatgatctgctcccgaaaggtcatagccttgaaagccgTATGGAGAGTTCCACTCtgtacacatgtggtcaccaagagttggaactgactccatggcaactaagagCAGCAATATCTGCCGTCCTTGCCTACTGAGTATGCCCTCAAGACTTTTCCTAGAATCCTGGCTCCTTCTGATGGCTCCTGGTGAAGGATTTCACATCTGGCTCTTTCTTGTATTTAAATTTCATGTGTTCCTTCTATATGCCTGCAAGGGCATGGGCTGATATAATCTTCCATGAAGCAAACTGCAGCCTGCTCATTTCTGCCATGTACCTGCAAGGCATTGGTTCAGATGTACTGCTTTATTATTTCTCAAAGGGAAATTCAGAAAGGAAAACTTAATTAAATCAAACTGCTTGAGGAATCAAACTGGTCAGGTACAGATCAGATACACAGGTAAAGTGGTCCACCTTACTATAGCTACTGGAGATGGCTAATGACGGGGCAGTGGCCAAAGAGACCACAGCAATAAATGTGTCATGGCCAAACAGGACTACTTCAAGTACATCTGAAACAGACAGGACTACTTCAAGTGCATCTGAAACAACCAGGGCTACTTCAAGTGCATCTGAAACAGACAGGGCTACTTCAAGTGCATCTGAAACAACCAGGACTACTTCAAGTGCATCTGAAACAGACGAGGCTACTTCAAGTGCATCTGAAACAGACGGGGCTACTTCAAGTGCATCTGAAACAGACGGGGCTACTTCAAGTGCATCTGAAACAACCAGGGCTACTTCAAGTGCATCTGAAACAGACGGGGCTACTTCAAGTGCATCTGAAACAGACAGGGCTACTTCAAGTGCATCTGAAACAATCAGGACTACTTCAAGTGCATCTGAAACAGACGGGACTACTTCAAGTGCATCTGAAACAACCAGGACTACTTCAAGTGCATCTGAAACAGACGAGGCTACTTCAAGTGCATCTCAAACAGACAGGGCTACTTCAAGTGCATCTGAAACAGACGGGGCTACTTCAAGTGCATCTGAAACAACCAGGGCTACTTCAAGTGCATCTGAAACAGACGGGGCTACTTCAAGTGCATCTGAAACAGACAGGGCTACTTCAAGTGCATCTGAAACAATCAGGACTACTTCAAGTGCATCTGAAACAACCAGGGCTACTTCAAGTGCATCTGAAACAGACGGGACTACTTCAAGTGCATCTGAAACAGACGGGGCTACTTCAAGTGCATCTGAAACAACCAGGACTACTTCAAGTGCATCTCAAACAGACGGGACTACTTCAAGTGCATCTGAAACAGACGGGGCTACTTCAAGTGCATCTGAAACAGACGGGGCTACTTCAAGTGCATCTGAAACAGACGGGGCTACTTCAAGTGCATCTGAAACAGACGGGGCTACTTCAAGTGCATCTGAAACAGACGGGGCTACTTCAAGTGCATCTGAAACAGACGGGGCTACTTCAAGTGCATCTGAAACAGACGGGGCTAATTCAAGTGCATCTGAAACAACCGGGACTACTTCAAGTGCATCTGAAACAGACGGGGCTGCTTCAAGTGCATCTGAAACAGACGGGGCTGCTTCAAGTGCATCTGAAACAGACGGGGCTACTTCAAGTGCATCTGAAACAGACGGGGCTACTTCAAGTGCATCTGAAACAGACGGGACTACTTCAAGTGCATCTCAAACAGACAGGGCTACTTCAAGTGCATCTCAAACAGACAGGGCTACTTCAAGTGCATCTGAAACAGACGGGGCTACTTCAAGTGCATCTGAAACAGACGGGGCTACTTCAAGTGCATCTGAAACAGGACTACTTCAAGTGCATCTGAAACAGACGGGGCTACTTCAAGTGCATCTGAAACAGACGGGGCTACTTCAAGTGCATCTGAAACAGACGGGGCTACTTCAAGTGCATCTGAAACAGACGGGGCTACTTCAAGTGCATCTGAAACAGACGGGGCTACTTCAAGTGCATCTGAAACAGACGGGACTACTTCAAGTGCATCTCAAACAGACGGGGCTACTTCAAGTGCATCTGAAACAGGACTACTTCAAGTGCATCTGAAACAGACGGGGCTACTTCAAGTGCATCTCAAACAGACGGGGCTACTTCAAGTGCATCTCAGACAGGGCTACTTCAAGTGCATCTGAAACAGGACTACTTCAAGTGCATCTGAAACAGACGGGGCTACTTCAAGTGCATCTGAAACAGACGGGGCTACTTCAAGTGCATCTGAAACAGACGGGGCTACTTCAAGTGCATCTGAAACAGACGGGGCTACTTCAAGTGCATCTGAAACAGACGGGGCTACTTCAAGTGCATCTGAAACAGACGGGGCTACTTCAAGTGCATCTGAAACAGACGGGGCTACTTCAAGTGCATCTGAAACAGACGGGGCTACTTCAAGTGCATCTGAAACAGACGGGGCTACTTCAAGTGCATCTGAAACAGACGGGGCTACTTCAAGTGCATCTGAAACAGACGGGGCTACTTCAAGTGCATCTGAAACAACCGGGGCTACTTCAAGTGCATCTGAAACAGACGGGGCTACTTCAAGTGCATCTGAAACAGACGGGGCTACTTCAAGTGCATCTGAAACAGACGGGGCTACTTCAAGTGCATCTGAAACAGACGGGGCTACTTCAAGTGCATCTGAAACAGACGGGGCTACTTCAAGTGCATCTGAAACAGACGGGGCTACTTCAAGTGCATCTGAAACAGACGGGGCTACTTCAAGTGCATCTGAAACAGACGGGACTACTTCAAGTGCATCTGAAACAGGATTCTGCCATGTATGTCCAAACTTCTCAATGAGAGATTGCATTTTCTTATGAatatcttgattttcttttctttttgctccAGAAGAATTTCCCAGTtctcttttatctggttttatttattttataaccatCTCTGAGCTGAAGGGAACGAGGCTACCAGCTCCTGCTCAGCACACCTGAACCTGCAGAAAGATGAATATTTACAAAGCCAAAAGGTAGGGAGGGTTTTTTACAGGAAG comes from Elephas maximus indicus isolate mEleMax1 chromosome 7, mEleMax1 primary haplotype, whole genome shotgun sequence and encodes:
- the POU2AF3 gene encoding POU class 2 homeobox associating factor 3 — its product is MMILFSLWQLSGSSSVHLEDPVAPSSAGLYFEPEPISSTPNYFQPREFSSCVGCEENPSCLDQIFDSYLQTDTHPDPSLSSMQSTSHYFPDSFQAAPFCFNQSLTSGSPSDSSTLSGSLDYSYSPAQLPSYTPENYSPPPSLDSRNCGYPSEDYSSHHLPSYSQYNRLSSAPAPVCYCASCEAEHLDSIRASECFSYPSTDLMDFAASDFYKRETNCDICYS